The sequence below is a genomic window from Bacillota bacterium.
CCGTGGTGCAGGCCGGCGATGACCTCGCAGAACTCATTGCGGGCGCGCTCCGCCATCTGCAGCTGCAGCTTCGCCAGGGCGACGTCCTGGTAGTGGCGCAGAAGGTCGTCTCCCGGGCCGAAAGGCGGCTCGTCGACCTGCGGCAGGTGCAGCCGTCCCCCGCGGCGCTGACGCTCGCGGCCCAATCGGAAAAGGACGCCCGGGTGTGCGAACTCATCCTGCGGGAGTCGCGTTCCATCGTCCGGGTGCGCCCGGGGCTCATCATCGCCCGCCACCGGCTCGGCTTCGTCTGCGCCAACGCGGGCATCGATCGCTCCAACGCCAGCGCCGACGATGAGGCCGTGCTGCTCCTGCCCGAAGACCCTGACGAGAGCGCCCGCCGGCTCCGCTATGACCTTTACAGGAAGACCGGCGTCGCGCCGGCCGTTATCATCGCGGACAGCCACGGCCGGCCGTTCCGGGAGGGGGCGGTCGGCGTCTGCATTGGCGTGGCGGGCATGGCGCCGGTGCTTTCGGAGGTGGGGCGGCAAGATCTGTTCGGCTACACGCTGCGCACCACCGCCGAGGCGGTCGCCGACGAACTGGCCTCAGCCGCCACGCTCATCATGGGCCAGGCCAACGAGGGCATCCCCGCCGTGGTGGTTCGGGGCTTGTTTGAGGCCCGGGATGCCGTACGCATCATGGGCGAGGCGGAGGCCACCGCCGGGCATCTGATTCGCCCGGAGGAGAAGGATCTGTTCGTCTGACGTCGCTTTTACATCAAGAGGTTCCGGTCACCGGACGAGTTTTTCGCGAAGGGAGCGCGGCGGTAAATGAAGCTGGGGACGATCTTGCGAGACGGTGAAGCCCACCTGGTGGCCCGGGCGGGCGACTACATGGTGGACGTGACGCGGGCGGCCCGGACGGCCCGGTGGGCGTCCGAGGGCCTGCCGCTGAGCCTCAGGCGGCTGGTGGACGCGTTCGACGCGGGGGATCCGGGGCCGATGAAGGCCGTGCGGCGTCTGGTAGAGGCGGCCATGGCCGGATCCTACGACGAGCTTTTAGAGCCCGAGTCACCGTCCATCGCCTGGCTCCCGCCCCTGGTGCCCCCGAAGATCATCGCCATCGGGCTCAACTACTGGGACCACTGCCGGGAACAGAAAGTCGAGCCGCCGAAGCAACCCGTTCTCTTTGCGAAGTGGACGAACGCGCTGAACGCTCACCGCCGTCCCATCGCGATGGCCGAGGGCAGCGATAAGGTGGACTTCGAGGCCGAACTCGGCGTCATCGTGGGCAAGAAGGCTCGCCGCCTGAGCGAAGAGAGAGCGCTGTCGGCAGTGTTCGGGTACACCACGTTCGACGACGTGACGGCGCGAGAGTACCAGAAGGGCGACGGCCAGTGGATCCGCGGCAAGTCGCAGGACACGTTCGCACCCTTCGGGCCATGGGTCGTCACCGCCGACGAGATTCCTGACCCGCAGCGCCTGCGCATTGCGTGCCGGGTGAACGGGGTGACCTACCAGGACTCGACGACCGCCGAGATGATCTTCCCCGTGCGGCACCTCCTCGCGTTCATTTCCCGGGGGATCACGCTGACGCCGGGCGACGTCATCGCCACCGGCACCCCTAACGGGGTGGGCGTCTTTCGCAACCCACCCGTCTTCCTGAAGCCTGGCGACACTGTCGAGGTCGAGATCGAGGGCATCGGGCGGCTGGTCAACCCGGTGGTCGCGGCCACCGAGGCCTCGGCGCTGGAACTACCGTCACGCTGGCCCTATTGAGAAAAACCCGGTTCTGCCGGCTGAACGTGCGTTGACATGCATGTGCATGTCAAACACCGCTCTTGTTGGGCAGAACGAATGCAGGGGCCTGGCAAGGGTGGGCCGCGGTGAGGACGACCATTGAGATTCCAGATGACCTGCGGGGAAAGTTGCTGGAGATCGCCGCCCGGCGTGGTCTGAAGGGCTACTCTGAAGTCGTCGTTGAAGCGCTCCGGCGCTATCTGGAGGAGGAAAGTCTCCGGGAGGAGCGAAAGCGCCGCATTCTTGCGCTGTGCGGCGCATGGTCGGATGAACAGGCCGAACATGCGCTCCGAGTGGCCAGGGAGTTGCGCGAGCGGTGGACTTTATCGCGGACACATCCGTCGTAATCTCATTTCTCAGAGGCCGCCAGCCCGCCGCCGGCGTCGTCAAGGAGCTGCTTGAGTGGCACCAGATGTATTTGGCACCGGTTGTCGCGTTCGAGCTCCTCGCAGGCAGTGATCCAGGTACCAAAGCTCACCATGACAGCGAATTGCTGGCCTCGTTGTATGGTCCCCGCAGGATCGCCCGGGGAGCTCGGCGCCCCGGCTACTCTGAGCCGGAGGGGCCTGCACCGGCCCTACCGGATCCTGGCGCCAGACTCTCTCCCGGTAGCTCCGGCTCTACGATGATGCGAAACCGGCGGGTCCGGGCGCAGACCGGGCAGACGAGGAGTTCGCCCGCCGTCTGGATGTAGTCGATGGCGTCCGGCCCCCGCCGCCCGCTGACCCGGAGCCGGACGCCCGCGTCCTTCGCCATCGGACGCCCGCACGCACCGCACGTCACAACGTGCTTGCGGCTCACGCCGCGCCCAGGACCAGCTTCCCGAAATGCCGCCGCTGCTCCATGATGCGGTGCGCTTCGGCCGCCTGCTCCAGCGGCAGCACCCGGTCCACGACCGGCTTGAGCTGGCCCTTCTCCACGAAAGGCAATAGTTGCAGCAGTTCCCCCTTGCTGCCCATGTACGAGCCGAAGATCTTGAGCTGCCGGGCGAAGACGTACCGGATGTCCGTCAGCCCCTCGGGCCCTGTGGTAGCGCCGCACGTGACGAGCCGCCCCCCGTGGGCCAGGCTGCGGATGCTCTTCTCCCACGTAGCCTGCCCCACGTGCTCGAAGACCACGTCGACGCCCCGGCGCCCCGTCAGCGCCCGCACCTCTTCGTCCACGTGCTTGTCCCTGTGGTTGATCACCACGTCCGCCCCAAGCCGCGTGGCCCGATCCGCCTTCTCCTCGCTTCCCACGGTGGCAATGACGCGGGCCCCAAACAGCTTCGCCACCTGAATCCCCGCGGACCCCACGCCGCTCCCGGCGCCCCACACCAGCACCGTCTCGCCGGGCCGGACCTGCGCCAGCGTCACCAGCATGTGCCAGGCCGTCAGGAAGACCAGCGGAACGGCCGCGGCGTGCGGAAAGTCCAGGTTCTTGGGCATGGGGATGACGTTGGCCTGCGGCACCACCACGAACTCCGCGTACCCGCCATCCGACCGGTTGCCGAGGATGTCGTAGTGCGGGCACAAATTGTCCCGCCCCGTCAGGCAGAACTCGCACCGGCCGCAGCTCATACCCGGGTTGATGATGACCTTCTCCCCCGGCTGGATGCCCGCAACCCCCGGCCCAAGCTGATCCACCTCGCCCGCCACGTCGGCACCCGGGATGCGCGGCAGCGCCACCTTGCGGCCGGGCAGGCCCCGCCGGTTCCACAGGTCGAGGTGGTTGAGCGCCACGGCCCTGACCCGCACCCGCACCTGCCCCGGTCCCGGTTCGGGCACCGGCAGTTGCTCCAGCTTCAGCACCTCAGGGCCGCCATGTTCGTGGAACCGCACGGCCCTCATGGTTTCGACCATCGATCCCTTCCTCCTTTTCGCGTCCGTGATACCCCCACGCGCCAGGGCGCACCAGGAGGGTTTGGTGCGGCGCCGTTTATCCCTTTACGTCCTGATCGGCCAGGAGTCTGGCCGCCTCAGGGCGAACTGGCGGGGGCGCAGGGTCCGAGAGCACGGGGGGAGTGGTGCGCTCCTATGCCGATGCGGTCGTCTCGCATGAACGCGGTAGGGACGGAGACGGCGTTCGAGGTACTCGCCGAGGTGAAGCGGCTCGAGGCGGCGGGCCGCCGCGTCTACAACTTCGCCATCGGCGAGCCCGATTTCAACACGCCGGAACACGTCAAGCAAGCCGGCATCGCCGCCATCCGGGACAACTACACCCACTACTCGCCGTCGGCCGGGATCGCACCCCTGCGAGAGGCCATTGCCCGGGAGGCCGGCCGCTTCCGGGCACTCAGCTTCTCGGCCGACGAAGTGGTGGTCACCCCGGGCGCCAAGCCCATCATCTACTATACGCTCCTGTCCTGCGTGGACCCCGGCGCTGAGGTGATCTACCCCAACCCGGGCTTCCCCATCTACGAATCCGCCATCCGCCTGGCCGGGGCCGTGCCGGTGCCGGTCTACCTGCGGGAGGAGCGGGGCTTCGCCTTCGATCCGGACGAGCTCGCCGCCCGCATCACGCCCCGCACGCGCCTCATCATCCTCAACTCCCCGCACAACCCCACCGGCGGGGTGCTTGGCCGCGACGTGCTCGAGGCGGTGGCGCGCCTCGCCGTCGAGCACGATCTGTGGGTGCTCTCCGACGAGATTTACTCCCGCATCCTGTTCGACCGGGAGTTCGTCAGCATCGCAAGCCTCCCGGGGATGAAGGAACGGGTCATCGTGCTCGACGGGTTCTCCAAGACTTACGCCATGACCGGCTGGCGGCTCGGTTACGGCATCATGCCGAAAGCCGTCGCCGAAAGCGTGGCGCGGCTTGTGACCAACGTCGAGTCGTGCACGGCCACGTTCACCCAAATGGCGGGCGTGGCCGCCCTGGAGGGCTCCCAGGAACCGGTGCGCGCCATGGTGGCGGAGTTCAAGGCGCGGCGCGACCTCGTCGTCGAACTCCTGAACGCCATCCCCGGGGTTCGGGTGGGCGTCCCGGCGGGGGCGTTCTACGTCTTCCCCAACGTGACGGAAGCCTGCAGGCGGGTCGGAACGGCCGACGCTCGAGTTTTCGCAAGCCGCTTGCTCCAGGAGGCAGGGGTGGCGGTGCTCGGCCGGCCGGCCTTCGGGACGCCGGCGCCGGACGAGGACCAGCAGTACGTCCGCCTCTCGTATGCGGCTTCCCGCCAGGAACTGCAGGAGGGTCTGAGCCGTATGCGGGAGTGGGTGGCGGAAGCGGCCGCATGAAGTTTTTCACCGAAGCCGACGTGGAGCGCCTCCTTACGATGAACGACGCGCTGGAGGCGGTGCAGGAGGCCTTCGCCCTCAAAGCCGCCGGCCAGGCGCAGAACCGGCCGCGCCAGCGGGCGGGCGGCGGCGCGTTGCTCCAGGTGATGCCGGCGGCCATCCCGGGTCTGGGCGTGATGGGGTTCAAGGCCTACACGTCCAGCCGCGAGGGCGCCCGGTTCATGGTCTTCCTGTTCGACTCGGAGTCGGGGAAGCCCCTGGCGGCCATCCAGGGGAACCGGCTTGGGCAACTGCGGACGGGAGCGGCCACCGGCGTCGCCTGCCGCTTCATGGCCCGGCCGGAAAGCCGCGTCCTGGCCCTCGTCGGCTGCGGCTACCAGGCCGAGACGCAGCTGGCCGCCGTGGCTTCGGTGCTGCCCATCGAGGAGGCCCGGGTCTTCTGCCGGACTCCGGGCCGGGCCGAGGCGTTCGGCACCCGCATGCAACCTTCGCTGCCGGGGGTTCGGCTGGTCGCCGCTGCCACAGTGCATCAGGCTGTCGAAGGCGCGGACGTGGTGGTCACCGTCACGAACTCGAAAGAGCCGGTCGTCCCGGACGAGGCCGTGGCCCCCGGAACGTGCATCTGCGCGGCCGGTTCCAACCACGCCGCGCGGAGGGAGCTGGCGGCGGCGACGGTGCTCGGCGCCCACCGGGTCGTTGTGGACGATCTGGCGCAGGCGCGCCTGGAATGCGGCGACCTGCTGGGAGCCGAAAGCGCCGGATTTTCATGGGACAAAGTCGTGGAGCTCGCCGACGTCGTGGCGGCCCGCTACCCGGGGCGGGAGCGTCCGGACGAGATCACCCTGTTCGAATCCCAGGGCGTGGCGCTGGAGGACGTGGCGCTGGGGGCGCGCCTGCTGAAGAAGGCGGAGGGCTCCGGTATCGGGCGCACCCTACCCGGTGATCCGGGCTTGTGGGGGTGACAGCTTTCGCATCGGCCGCCTCTTCAGGGTGCGGCCGGGCTTCCGGGGAAAGCCAGACGCCTTACCCATCATGGCGGGGCATGGCGTAGGCCCTTATGCCCCCAGGTAGGCCCTGCGAATGCGGGCGTCGGAGGCCAGGGCGCGGCTTTCGCCGCTGGCGAAGAGGTGCCCTGTTTCCAGAACGTAGGCCCGGTGCGCCAGCCGCAGGGCCGCCCGGGCGTTTTGCTCCACCAGCAGGATGGCGACGCCTCGCCGGTTGATGGCGCGCAGCGTCTCGAAGATGTTTCGCA
It includes:
- the cofE gene encoding coenzyme F420-0:L-glutamate ligase, with the protein product MTGVHLYAVTGLPVVQAGDDLAELIAGALRHLQLQLRQGDVLVVAQKVVSRAERRLVDLRQVQPSPAALTLAAQSEKDARVCELILRESRSIVRVRPGLIIARHRLGFVCANAGIDRSNASADDEAVLLLPEDPDESARRLRYDLYRKTGVAPAVIIADSHGRPFREGAVGVCIGVAGMAPVLSEVGRQDLFGYTLRTTAEAVADELASAATLIMGQANEGIPAVVVRGLFEARDAVRIMGEAEATAGHLIRPEEKDLFV
- a CDS encoding fumarylacetoacetate hydrolase family protein, with protein sequence MKLGTILRDGEAHLVARAGDYMVDVTRAARTARWASEGLPLSLRRLVDAFDAGDPGPMKAVRRLVEAAMAGSYDELLEPESPSIAWLPPLVPPKIIAIGLNYWDHCREQKVEPPKQPVLFAKWTNALNAHRRPIAMAEGSDKVDFEAELGVIVGKKARRLSEERALSAVFGYTTFDDVTAREYQKGDGQWIRGKSQDTFAPFGPWVVTADEIPDPQRLRIACRVNGVTYQDSTTAEMIFPVRHLLAFISRGITLTPGDVIATGTPNGVGVFRNPPVFLKPGDTVEVEIEGIGRLVNPVVAATEASALELPSRWPY
- a CDS encoding type II toxin-antitoxin system VapB family antitoxin, yielding MRTTIEIPDDLRGKLLEIAARRGLKGYSEVVVEALRRYLEEESLREERKRRILALCGAWSDEQAEHALRVARELRERWTLSRTHPS
- a CDS encoding zinc-binding dehydrogenase codes for the protein MRAVRFHEHGGPEVLKLEQLPVPEPGPGQVRVRVRAVALNHLDLWNRRGLPGRKVALPRIPGADVAGEVDQLGPGVAGIQPGEKVIINPGMSCGRCEFCLTGRDNLCPHYDILGNRSDGGYAEFVVVPQANVIPMPKNLDFPHAAAVPLVFLTAWHMLVTLAQVRPGETVLVWGAGSGVGSAGIQVAKLFGARVIATVGSEEKADRATRLGADVVINHRDKHVDEEVRALTGRRGVDVVFEHVGQATWEKSIRSLAHGGRLVTCGATTGPEGLTDIRYVFARQLKIFGSYMGSKGELLQLLPFVEKGQLKPVVDRVLPLEQAAEAHRIMEQRRHFGKLVLGAA
- a CDS encoding pyridoxal phosphate-dependent aminotransferase, translating into MNAVGTETAFEVLAEVKRLEAAGRRVYNFAIGEPDFNTPEHVKQAGIAAIRDNYTHYSPSAGIAPLREAIAREAGRFRALSFSADEVVVTPGAKPIIYYTLLSCVDPGAEVIYPNPGFPIYESAIRLAGAVPVPVYLREERGFAFDPDELAARITPRTRLIILNSPHNPTGGVLGRDVLEAVARLAVEHDLWVLSDEIYSRILFDREFVSIASLPGMKERVIVLDGFSKTYAMTGWRLGYGIMPKAVAESVARLVTNVESCTATFTQMAGVAALEGSQEPVRAMVAEFKARRDLVVELLNAIPGVRVGVPAGAFYVFPNVTEACRRVGTADARVFASRLLQEAGVAVLGRPAFGTPAPDEDQQYVRLSYAASRQELQEGLSRMREWVAEAAA
- a CDS encoding ornithine cyclodeaminase family protein; translation: MKFFTEADVERLLTMNDALEAVQEAFALKAAGQAQNRPRQRAGGGALLQVMPAAIPGLGVMGFKAYTSSREGARFMVFLFDSESGKPLAAIQGNRLGQLRTGAATGVACRFMARPESRVLALVGCGYQAETQLAAVASVLPIEEARVFCRTPGRAEAFGTRMQPSLPGVRLVAAATVHQAVEGADVVVTVTNSKEPVVPDEAVAPGTCICAAGSNHAARRELAAATVLGAHRVVVDDLAQARLECGDLLGAESAGFSWDKVVELADVVAARYPGRERPDEITLFESQGVALEDVALGARLLKKAEGSGIGRTLPGDPGLWG